In a single window of the Canis lupus familiaris isolate Mischka breed German Shepherd chromosome 2, alternate assembly UU_Cfam_GSD_1.0, whole genome shotgun sequence genome:
- the PRDM2 gene encoding PR domain zinc finger protein 2 isoform X7 → MRDSAEGPKEEDEKPSASAVEQTAVLQEAASQDVLPELVVPPTACEPHTEPDEKPEATNCEVNDLEEEEEEEEDEDDELEEEGEEEADMPNESSVKEPEIRCDEKPEDLLEEPKHVSKETLVSSLELPPVTRTPRAKEEANGDIFETFLFPCQHCERKFTTKQGLERHMHIHISTVNHAFKCKYCGKAFGTQINRRRHERRHEAGLKRKPSLPLQPSEDPADGRGPGDSVAAKEDSPPSSLGQDSLLLHSEKAPQESVGSSVVEENGEVKELHPCKYCKKVFGTHTNMRRHQRRVHERHLIPKGVRRKGGLLEEPHPPAEQAPPAQSVYVPSTEPEEDGEADDVYIMDISSNISENLKFYIDGKIQTSSSTSNCDVIEMESSSADLYGINCLLTPVTVEITQNVKTAQASIAEDLPKEPSGGTNSESKKRRTASPPALPKIKAETEPDPSVPSCSLLPLSISTSEAVSFHKEKNVYLSSKLKQLLQTQDKLTPPGGISATEIPKLGPVCVSAPASMLPVTSSRFKRRTSSPPSSPQHSPALRDFGKQSEGKAAWSDGVLGSKKPKLESHSNSPVWSLSGREERETVSPPCFDEYKVSKEWAASSAFSNVCNQQPLDLSSGVKQKAEGTGKTPVQWESVLDLSVHKKPCGDSEGKEFKENHLVQPACSAVKKKKPTTCMLQKVLLNEYNGIDVPVENTADVTRSPSPCQSLDPQPDPGLGPDSSLSAPVVESPPDVSPSSPALQASSLSSGQLPPLLIPTHPSSPPACPPVLTVATPPPPLLPTVPLPAPSSEASPHPCPSPLSNATVQSPLPILSPTVSPSPSPIPSVEPLTSAASPGPPTLSSSSSSSSSSSFSSSSSSSSPSPPPLSAVSSVVSSGDNLEASLPMITFKQEELENDDLKPREEPQSAVEQEIVQETFNKNFVCNVCESPFLSIKDLTKHLSVHAEEWPFKCEFCVQLFKAKTDLSEHRFLLHGVGNIFVCSVCKKEFAFLCNLQQHQRDLHPDKVCTHHEFESDTLRPQNFTDPSKAHREHMQSLPEDPLEASKEEEELNDSSEELYTTIKIMASGIKTKDPDVRLGLNQHYPSFKPPPFQYHHRNPMGIGVTATNFTTHNIPQTFTTAIRCTKCGKGVDNMPELHKHILACASASDKKRYTPKKNPVPLKQTVQPKNGVVVLDNSGKNAFRRMGQPKRLNFSVELSKMSSNKLKLNALKKKNQLVQKAILQKNKSAKQKADFKTACESSSHICPYCNREFTYIGSLNKHAAFSCPKKPLSPSKKKVSPSSKKGGHASPAGSDKNGSGHRRRTADAEIKMQSVQAPLGKTRARSSGPAPGPLPSSSFRSKQNVKFAASVKSKKPSSSLRNSSPIRMARITHVDGKKPKAVAKSHSAQLSSKTSRSLHVRVQKSKAVLQSKSALASKKRTDRFNVKSRERSGGPVTRSLQLAAAADPGDSRREDSGGKQELKDFSWKEPRVEILGRERSDRGSDGGWRLDGSVAAGDAQQRNPGPVLKAEPQGLSLSESSKPRVTPWKRPRPLTDPQSCCFQGAEEPRVTSYSLRLASRCPPPAAPYVTRQCRNVKATAAAQFQGPLFKE, encoded by the exons ATGAGAGATTCTGCAGAAG GTCCCAAGGAAGAGGATGAGAAGCCTTCAGCCTCAGCAGTGGAGCAGACAGCCGTTCTTCAGGAGGCGGCTAGTCAGGATGTGCTTCCAGAACTAGTGGTCCCCCCCACCGCCTGTGAGCCCCACACAGAACCGGACGAGAAGCCAGAAGCCACGAACTGTGAGGTGAATGatttggaggaagaggaggaagaggaagaggatgaagatGACGAgctggaggaagagggggaggaagaagctgaCATGCCAAATGAAAGTTCTGTAAAAGAGCCAGAAATACGATGTGATGAGAAGCCAGAAGATTTATTAGAAGAACCAAAACATGTTTCAAAAGAAACTCTTGTGAGCTCTCTAGAGCTTCCACCTGTTACCAGAACTCCCAGAGCTAAGGAAGAGGCCAACGGTGATATATTTGAGACGTTTCTGTTTCCGTGTCAGCATTGTGAAAGGAAGTTCACGACCAAACAGGGGCTGGAACGTCACATGCACATCCACATATCCACGGTCAATCATGCTTTCAAGTGCAAGTACTGCGGGAAAGCATTCGGCACACAGATCAACAGGAGGCGGCACGAGCGGCGCCACGAGGCGGGGCTGAAGCGGAAGCCCAGCCTCCCTCTACAGCCATCCGAGGACCCCGCTGATGGCAGAGGACCCGGAGACAGTGTTGCTGCGAAAGAGGACTCGCCGCCTTCCAGTCTCGGGCAAGACTCTCTGCTCCTGCATTCAGAGAAAGCTCCCCAGGAAAGCGTCGGTTCTTCTGTTGTGGAAGAGAATGGGGAAGTTAAAGAGCTTCATCCGTGCAAATACTGTAAGAAGGTTTTTGGAACACATACTAACATGAGGCGGCATCAGCGCAGAGTTCACGAGCGCCATCTGATTCCCAAGGGCGTGCGGCGGAAAGGGGGCCTCCTGGAGGAGCCACACCCCCCTGCCGAGCAGGCCCCACCTGCCCAGAGTGTCTACGTGCCTAGCACGGAGCCGGAGGAGGACGGGGAGGCAGATGACGTGTACATCATGGATATCTCCAGCAATATCTCTGAAAACTTAAAGTTCTATATTGATGGCAAAATTCAGACCAGCAGCAGCACGAGTAACTGTGATGTCATCGAGATGGAGTCCAGCTCGGCGGACTTGTATGGGATAAATTGTCTGCTTACTCCAGTAACGGTGGAGATCACCCAAAATGTAAAGACGGCACAGGCCTCCATAGCAGAGGATCTTCCTAAGGAGCCTTCTGGGGGCACCAACAGTGAGTCCAAGAAGCGAAGAACGGCAAGTCCTCCCGCACTACCGAAAATCAAAGCTGAGACAGAGCCTGACCCCTCGGTGCCCTCGTGTTCCTTACTGCCTCTCAGCATATCCACGTCAGAGGCGGTGTCTTTCCACAAGGAGAAAAATGTGTACTTGTCATCGAAGCTCAAACAGCTTCTTCAGACCCAGGACAAGCTAACTCCTCCTGGGGGCATTTCAGCCACTGAAATACCGAAGTTAGGGCCTGTTTGTGTGTCTGCTCCAGCATCGATGCTCCCCGTAACCTCGAGTAGGTTTAAGCGGCGGACCAGCTCTCCACCCAGTTCCCCACAACATAGTCCTGCCCTTCGAGACTTTGGAAAGCAAAGCGAAGGCAAAGCAGCATGGAGTGATGGAGTTCTAGGTTCCAAAAAGCCCAAATTAGAGAGTCATAGCAACTCACCTGTGTGGAGTTTAtctgggagagaggagagagaaactgtGAGCCCACCATGCTTCGACGAATATAAAGTATCTAAGGAGTGGGCAGCCAGTTCTGCTTTTAGCAATGTGTGCAACCAGCAGCCACTGGATTTATCCAGCGGTGTGAAACAGAAGGCTGAGGGTACGGGCAAGACTCCGGTCCAGTGGGAATCTGTATTAGATCTCAGTGTGCATAAGAAGCCTTGTGGCGACTCTGAAGGCAAGGAGTTCAAAGAAAACCATCTGGTGCAGCCAGCCTGCAGTGctgtaaagaaaaagaagccaaccACCTGCATGCTGCAGAAGGTTCTTCTCAACGAATACAATGGCATTGATGTACCTGTAGAGAATACTGCAGATGTGACCCGGAGCCCGAGTCCTTGtcaatccctggacccccagCCAGACCCTGGCCTTGGCCCGGACTCGAGTTTATCTGCCCCTGTGGTTGAGTCCCCACCTGATGTCTCTCCTTCCTCGCCTGCCCTACAggcctcttccctttcttctgggCAGCTGCCTCCTCTCTTGATCCCAACACACCCCTCTTCCCCCCCAGCCTGTCCTCCCGTGTTGACTGTTGCCACGCCACCGCCTCCACTCCTTCCCACCGTCCCTCTTCCGGCCCCCTCTTCTGAGGCGTCTCCCCATCCGTGTCCCTCTCCGCTCTCGAATGCCACCGTGCAGTCCCCGCTTCCCATTCTCTCCCCGACAGTGTCTCCGTCACCCTCTCCCATTCCTTCCGTGGAGCCGCTCACCTCTGCTGCTTCGCCGGGACCCCCAACCCTTTCCTCGTCGTCGTCTTCGTCTTCCTcgtcttccttctcctcttcgtcttcctcctcttccccctcgcCGCCACCGCTCTCAGCTGTATCATCTGTTGTTTCCTCTGGGGATAATCTGGAAGCTTCTCTCCCCATGATTACTTTCAAGCAGGAGGAACTAGAGAATGATGATCTGAAACCCAGGGAAGAACCCCAGTCTGCAGTCGAACAGGAGATTGTTCAGGAAACATTCAACAAAAACTTTGTCTGCAATGTCTGTGAATCgccttttctttccattaaagATCTAACCAAACATTTATCTGTCCATGCTGAAGAATGGCCCTTCAAATGTGAATTTTGTGTGCAGCTTTTTAAGGCTAAAACTGACCTGTCAGAGCATCGCTTCTTGCTTCATGGAGTTGGGAATATCTTTGTGTGTTCGGTGTGTAAaaaggaatttgcatttctgtgcaaTTTGCAGCAGCACCAGCGAGATCTCCACCCAGACAAGGTGTGCACCCACCATGAGTTTGAAAGTGACACGCTGAGGCCCCAGAACTTCACTGATCCCAGCAAGGCCCACAGAGAGCATATGCAGAGTTTGCCGGAAGATCCTTTAGAAGCAtcaaaagaagaggaggagctTAATGATTCCTCTGAAGAGCTTTACACGACCATAAAAATAATGGCTTCTGGCATAAAGACGAAAGACCCAGATGTCCGGCTGGGCCTCAATCAGCATTACCCGAGCTTTAAGCCACCCCCATTTCAGTACCATCACCGAAACCCTATGGGCATCGGCGTGACGGCCACAAATTTCACTACCCACAATATTCCACAGACGTTCACCACTGCCATTCGCTGCACAAAGTGTGGGAAAGGTGTTGACAACATGCCAGAGTTACACAAACACATCTTGGCGTGTGCTTCTGCCAGTGACAAGAAGAGGTATACCCCCAAGAAAAACCCAGTCCCCTTAAAACAGACTGTACAGCCCAAAAACGGTGTGGTGGTTTTAGACAACTCGGGGAAGAACGCCTTCAGACGGATGGGACAGCCCAAAAGACTGAACTTCAGCGTCGAGCTCAGCAAAATGTCCTCGAACAAGCTCAAACTAAACGCattgaagaaaaagaaccagCTTGTCCAGAAAGCAATCCTTCAAAAGAACAAATCTGCGAAGCAGAAGGCCGACTTCAAAACCGCCTGTGAATCGTCCTCGCACATCTGCCCCTACTGTAACAGGGAGTTCACGTACATCGGGAGCCTGAATAAACACGCCGCCTTCAGCTGTCCCAAAAAGCCGCTCTCCCCGTCCAAAAAAAAAGTGTCGCCTTCATCCAAGAAAGGTGGACACGCGTCACCTGCCGGCAGTGACAAAAACGGCAGCGGCCACCGGCGCCGGACTGCAGACGCGGAGATTAAGATGCAGAGCGTGCAGGCTCCTCTGGGCAAGACCCGAGCGCGCAGCTCCGGCCCTGCGCCAGGCCCGCTGCCGTCCTCGTCCTTCAGGTCCAAGCAGAATGTCAAATTTGCAGCTTCGGTGAAGTCCAAGAAGCCCAGCTCCTCCTTGAGGAACTCGAGCCCTATCCGGATGGCCAGAATAACGCATGTCGATGGGAAGAAGCCCAAAGCTGTGGCCAAGAGTCACTCCGCTCAGCTCTCGAGCAAGACGTCCCGGAGCCTGCACGTGAGGGTACAGAAGAGCAAGGCCGTCTTGCAGAGCAAATCCGCTCTGGCCAGTAAGAAAAGAACAGACCGGTTCAATGTAAAATCTAGAGAACGGAGTGGGGGGCCGGTCACCCGAAGCCTCCAGCTGGCAGCCGCTGCCGACCCGGGTGACAGCAGGAGGGAGGACAGCGGTGGCAAGCAGGAGCTGAAGGACTTCAG